ACTCAACAGTACCTTTTGTTTTATCTATTGTTTAACCTAAAGAGTTATTAATTATAGGTTTACACCAGTGCCTTGAAGCTTGTGCGATTCATGGCCTGCACATAAAATCCAACTTATACACATAGAATTTATTAGAGAATTAGGATCAGTGATGATAAAATTCTTAGTTACCTTCAATGAATGTATGTTCTTTTGCAGCTTCGTTTTACTCGATTTAAAGGTTAGATATCTTATGGTGTCACCAGTGGGAGTTTATGTTGCTCCACCTTGTGACTGGAAACGCTTTAATTATTTTGAACCATGAAAGACATTAACATGTATCGTTCTATTCATATGTTTATGATGATTTATAGCTATAAGCgccatttgtttatttatttattattttctattGTAGATGCATGATGATGAGCATAAAACTGATAACCTACCAACAACCAGAGTTTAAATTTATGGTTTTTTATTGTTGCTTTGTTACAGCGCACTGGCGGATGTGTAGATACTCTTATCAACAACCATTTTGATTTTGTACATATGATTGTATTCACTTTGTGAAGAGGTGCCTATGCATATATGTAAGTAAATTTAAATAGTAAATGTGATTGCTGATTCCATACCTAAAAAAAGATGTATGTGTTTCTGTTCTAAGTTGTCTCTCTTGTAGTAGGTACACCATTAAAATCTGTATAATTATTAACGTGTTGTGATGGCTTAGGAGCATGAGGATGATGGAACATGTATATTCTTTAATGAAGGGATTCGCAAAAGGAAATGCCTTTCCCTATATATCTTCATGAATATCAGAATCCAAATGCTTCCAGTGATATCATTTCAGATGAAACAGTCTCAACATGGAACATCTTGATTCACCCATGTTCGAACAGAAAAATCCGGACCGTCAAAAATGTATGTGAATTTCACCCTTTGTTTTATTTatcttatatattatatattgcATATACTCTTGTGGCGTTTTGCtaatacattttttttttaaattttcatgtATTATTCATTAAGTTTTATTGTTATTGGATGGCGTAACTTAATGAATCCATAAGAAATCTCCATAGGGGATGCTTGTGTGTTCAAAGATCTATAAGGCAAGGTATGTTGTTTGTTTTAAAGGTTCCATAAATGTTCCAGTAGGTGATTAGGATGGTTTCAAATAGAAGCTCTTGATTGTTTTatgtttgttgtttgttgtttttAGAAAACAATTGGTGTATCTgagggtgtaaacgagccgggctGAGTCCGAGCTCGactgggctcgagctcggctcgtcatatttttatgaagctcgagctcggcttggttcgagcctacttatttgaggtcgagctcggctcgacttgAGTTATTTTGGGAACAATCTCAAACAAAATTGATGCATGTCAGCTCGATCTCGCTTCAATATTGCTTGAACGAGCCAAAGCTCACtgttatcattatcattattattattatattatatataaaaaaataaaatggtgtttggactcgtttaggctcgcgagcctaaacgagctttgtattttaGGCTCTGGCACGATAAAGAAATGAGCTCTattttaggctcgagctcggactcgttaaagctcggctcattcaagcttttaaccgagccgataacGAGTAGTTCTCGAGCCTCTGGGCTACACCCCTAGGTGTATCATTAGTCTTCTTTTGTGTAAAAAAATtgggtttttaataaaaaactatattttATGATTGGCTTGATTGATAAGCGTGTAATATGTTAGATTAGAATAACATATTGactagattatatatatatatatatatatatatatatatatatatatatatatatggtattTTGATCTTTTTTAACAAATTTTTAGTTACTGAATATCAAATTTTAATCAAATGTTTCATTCCATGTTTACTCTGTTTAATTGAGTTTGTTATCATGTTTCATTCCATGATCACTGTTATTGTTGTaattagtaaaaatacttaaGTTATGTAATTTTTTGTACATATTACAATATATTATAGTTTGTATTCTACATATTATTGTAAATTTTTGTGCGCATTATCATATTTTTTTCTATTATCAACACCTTGTAATACACGGTCTATAACCTagttatataataaatataatcgATGTTCAAAttgtagaatatatattttttttccaaattaacaACACCCCATACTTCCTGCAGAGAAGAGGGATTGCTTATGAAATGTTACAGTGTGTACATGGATGAACAATAATAACCAAAGATGACGTTTAGGAACTTTATTGATCAAGTATGAAGAAAAACTCATTGATAGTTCACCAAGAAAAAGTAAGTTTTTAATGTTTTCATACCCTACACAAGTTGTAGTTGTAGTTCGATACTTATTTAGTTATTTTGCAGGTATAAAATGGTAGTTATTTTTACTATTATTGGGCAATATACGAAAGCTTTGTTTGGTAGACCTACCAACTTAGGGAACATATGATTTCCTCTAATGATGAAGTTATTTAAATTAAATCTGGTGGGTTGAGAAAACTTATGCTGGAGGCTGTTACGTTTGGTTACATTTTGTGGGATGTTGAGGGCTACGCTGGTTCTAGGTAATACCTGTAACGTTCCGTTTTTTTTTTTCGTAACTCTCCTTAATTAGATGGCTCGTCttgtatttcttttttttttttgtgtttaaaCCCTTAACCATTTCATGTTTTAAATAAGTTAGTTATGTATTTAAATAACCTAACTTCATATTATGTTCTTACCTAAATCTAATATGTCTCAAAACAAGAAACAAGGAAAATAAATGGCTATCCACAGCCCAGCGATCGGAACATGGGGCTGATCagttttgttctttttttttaaccTTCCAACTAATATTTCATTTAACTAAATGATTAGTGATGTAAGTAATTAACAACAAAACAATATATGTCATAATATCTAGGTGGcactaaaaaaaatataaaaaggaaTGTATGATGGCAGAACCGACCGAACAGCCGCATGGTTGTTTCAATtgctttttattattatttaaacaaCCAACTACTTGTAGTTAATGTCAACCAACTCAACCCTAATCACTTCCTTATAAATACCCAAGGCCTCCCAAGTCTTTTGCACTTTAGAAACACTCTCAAATCCCTCTCAATCACTCAAAATCGTTGCTGAAAGTTCAGGTTCGAGCAGATTCATCAAGCTTTACGAAAAtgggcataacttcttcatttcttgtccgttttcatcgattcttcttcctacttgttTGGATTGACCTGAGGAACATttccacaggttttccatggGAAACCAAGGTCTGGAATGTCCCCAAATAGGCTCCAAAGTGGGCTGTTCGTTTCTGTTTTTATCTAAACTTTGTTAaactcatccaacttgtgtctaacacatctcacacctatgtcctaatgcttacaacctcacttatggttggttaagcttaaaaacaaggttgagacactataaatcagaggttaaaacctcaaatactttctgttttgttagggtattttACCCACAAATCATGTAAaacttagatcttgatgaatgagtgattatggaacaacttgggttgtcctacatacaatactcacatgatttgatgatttctctatagttaggttgtttatgttattgtgctaatcctagttcgtgaccctccttggttgtttttacatcaagtgaagtggtgaacattcaaggggttcctaaatggaagcatgttcttcctaccccatacatgacatctatgataacacgaggtgcctaaatgaagattctaatcttctacctctacttgaattattggactaaataatatgtagaacttaacctagatatatatatacactcattcgaacctttgatgttgaacttgtgtttatatgttaaagtagtagaacatcacctacgACCTAAAGCtcgttgtgattcttatgggtgttcaactcatgaaaacattatcataacccttatggttaccaagtgtcatacaagtgttaagtgttgaagatgattattttcacatgctattctcatatcttacttttatgttgttttaaataccgaatctcgactctaagcatacttgaactttaaccctacacattcaatcttctaaccttatcaactcgtcaataattggataattggaaagcatatgcaaactttgtgagtatactcgtattttcccccttttacttttaccacttttggggtgtaacatgtttatctatcaacaaacttacacatgaacattttgcttaaacacatgaacattcctataacatgcttgtatacgtgatggcttgatgctttaaacttggattaatcttatgtgttgaatttatcattaacttcgtacgagccaaaccgtgacatatgtagcgctataggattaacgacccgcctctttatcttcggttatgtcatgagcatattgcgtttccttggtttgatatgttagacacataccatatttaaatgttcatcttgaatcacatgcttgctatgaggaattgttcaaacttatctttttgctatgtacgtatcaaacttgtatactcgcctttccttttgcattgaactttattttaacatgttacaggtggatgttgacgatgaatggaatctagtaggatgctttgATACACAcctagaaagaattgtatttgtattgtatcattttattattcatggtgttgtactttgtttcaaaccttgtacttgattctttagaaatgaaatgaaacgattatttaaatacttgtcacaattattagcgttatgatgtctcgagcaatcttcacaattcgtctcatcccgatgtttccgccgttggttggggtgtgacagattggtatcatagccataactatagggaattaggaaaagtaggaatgcttttacctagtctatagttttagaaccttattcgtatgttttgcttgaactactacatgatactttatttatttcttatttatgctcttttaaacatgtatatcaCTCGTGggtaatattcgacatgttattcttatgCATTAATGCTTGtcttattatgtgttaatacttgtttcgttgttcgatccTTTATGTATTATTCTTGAcctatttctctatgtgttaatacttgattTATCATTTCATCATCTATGTAACATTCTTGGTATGCCCTCTTACGTGTTTATACCTGTTTGTGTATTCCTttgacatacacttccctcatgcattttactcgattttttcttaaactcgaaaacactcgtattatacaaacgagacgagtttaccaaaataggcgtgaaacccacaatttggtaaacgactctcattccgtTTGATTCTATTTTcgcacgaaattcaccattaagttaggagtgaaatccacatcttaacggaaatttcaaatttaaattctagTGGACGCTCGTCAatgtgtcgaaattaaattttgactcGATGAGtgccaaccacacttagggtacgaaatcgccaagttaggggtgaaacccgcaccttgtcgactagttccactccttgatttttttcataaatcccgccaagtctcgaaatttcgattgatttgggacatgtagtaaccggaagggtaaacaccgttaaccgacttgtcggcgagagtattttacctattaggccaaagcatgctcctcaaattcgaaagactttttgaccactttggttagtcaaagttccgttttggaaccatccaaattttgatcaacatgtgtttctaatatttattttatacgatgcaatctttcaaactcgagtatactttcgatattctcttttcatgcacacaacatattgaaccttttccatacatttatatatatgcatgatttcatataatataatttcatattccttgtaacgacgagtggagacatatcattaagattggagtgattccttaccttgacgactaactccactcccctttttcttaaaaaaaacgacatcaccaacgagttaggggtgatacccttacctaggtgatcgttaccaaaacgtctcttcaaaatatcttattatgcaaactcgatcatattttatacccaaattgtttatcattattcaaaatacccactcataccgatttcaaaatgcattgttttatcaaacgtacttcttattctacaatctattttcactcaactcatatacgcgaaattcataatcatatcttaaaacgttttattgctcgaacttcaaaaccttacgaaatgctacctatcaatttaatcggctcaatgaaactcttgcccatgaacttcatattcgacttaatcattaaaacatgctcaccttctacttttaatcaaaatccaaccaacctttctcaaatacttataagatcttatagaagttatatgattgttttaccaaatacccttttcaacatcaacaaatcatttgttaattttttttaatcactaagtccttttgctaaatttctcttctaaggatcctagttttcacaagaacctcctaaattcataatttcttctttgatgaaacgaacttactttttaacgaaaacctttttcctcCACCAATTTacaaacacgtgggcaagaagacttcatagggaccgaccatttttcggattacgtaaacccttttaaacaaaattagcatttctatttgttacaaaatacgttatgcataaccaacgagtactttatgttcctttacatatacaaactatattctacctttcaaaccaggctcaatctaattttgattcgataaactcaacgttttgttggaacaactatacatgcacatcgtcatacacgttttagtcgatatctcgcgataacaccatttatatcgttcgtatctacatacttagcctttctaatccgcaatgcctcaacgtacaccgtatacgcaatatttattcttcatacctacacctatgttcatacgttttatgcttgtactcatacacacactacttatacgttttacgcttctgtttgtgcacatactacttacacgttttatgtttatgctcatacatacatgtgtattcatacttaaacttatgctcatactttcatccttgctcatgattcatacatttgtacctatacgcgagcgtaacctgagggattcgcttgcgtgggtcccacacatacttaagcatggacttgcttatatactatattcttgtacgtacacattctaaacttttttatgtataccccgattcatgcacaactagtacaagctatgcggatcatgcgacgatcaaaataatcacgggtgcacacgggattatagtgataggcgtatgagaaccatagagtgtgctactgcgtatggtaatacacggaacgtaacatgacaccgaagacgaaacggacgtaacatggtcaaaacatggtggatacgccgctggtacttcctatatataagtgatttCACCACgttaccaaaatttcgtaaaacgtgccatgagaaattcagtgttttgcagaccttttagacctaattcaaactttaaacaactcacaaacgcgttatatccgattatccatgacgagacttcattcttagcacgctactttcgtctatccaaTGCTTATGTcattcttatacttgcattcGTTTATTAAGAGTCAATCGTTCAATTACATATACGAAACTATATGTTTCCAATTGTGTTTGGTACCACAAATCATTTTAGCCAAACAAATCCTTTTACAAACCTATTTTTATTCTCCCAAAATTTCGTACCTTTCAAATGTTTCAAAATTTCGAGTCTCAAACTTTTACCAAAACTCTTtaggtcttcctcttgaataaatttcgggacgaaatttcctaaaggaggggagactgtaacgttcCGTTTTTTTCGTAACTCTCCTTAATTAGATGGCTCGTCttgtatttctttttttttttgtgtttaaaCCCTTAACCATTTCATGTTTTAAATAAGTTAGTTATGTATTTAAATAACCTAACTTCATATTATGTTCTTACATAAATCTAATATGTCTCAAAACAAGAAACAAGGAAAATAAATGGCTATCCACAGCCCAGCGATCAGAACATGGGGCTGATCagttttgttctttttttttaaccTTCCAACTAATATTTCATTTAACTAAATGATTAGTGATGTAAGTAATTAACAACAAAACAATATATGTCATAATACCTAGGTGGcactaaaaaaaaatataaaaaggaaTGTATGATGGCAGAACCGACCGAACAGCCGCATGGTTGTTTCAATtgctttttattattatttaaacaaCCAACTACTTGTAGTTAATGTCAACCAACTCAACCCTAATCACTTCCTTATAAATACCCAAGGCCTCCCAAGTCTTTTGCACTTTAGAAACACTCTCAAATCCCTCTCAATCACTCAAAATCGTTGCTGAAAGTTCAGGTTCGAGCAGATTCATCAAGCTTTACGAAAAtgggcataacttcttcatttcttgtccgttttcatcgattcttcttcctacttgttTGGATTGACCTAAGGAAAATTTCCaaaggttttccatggaaaaccaaggtctGGAATGTCCCCAAATAGGCTCCAAAGTGGGCTGTTCGTTTCTGTTTTTATCTAAACTTTGTTAaacttatccaacttgtgtctaacacatctcacacctatgtcctaatgcttacaacctcacttatggttggttaagcttaaaaacaaggttgagacactataaatcagaggttaaaaccttaaatactttctgttttgttagggtatttaacccacaaatcatgtcaagcttagatcttgatgaatgagtgattatggaacaacttgggttgtcctacatacaatcctcacatgatttgatgatttctctatagttaggttgtttatgttattgtgctaatcctagttcgtgaccctccttggttgtttttacatcaagtgaagtggtgaacattcaaggggttcctaaatggaagcatgttcttcctaccccatacatgacatctatgataacacgaggtgcctaaatgaagattctaatcttctacctcctacttgaattattggactaaataatttGTAgaacttaacctagatatatatatacactcattcgaacctttgatgttgaacttgtgtttatatgttaaagtagtagaacatcacctaagacctaaaccttgttgtgattcttatgggtgttcaactcatgaaaacattatcataacccttgtggttaccaagtgtcatacaagtgttaagtgttgaagatgattattttcacatgctattctcatatcttacttttatgttgttttaaataccgaatctcgactctaagcatacttgaactttaaccctacacattcaatcttctaacctcatcaactcgtcaataattggataattggaaagcatatgcaaactttgtgagtatactcgtattttgcccctttttacttttaccacttttggggtgtaacatgtttatctatcaacaaacttacacatgaacattttgcttaaacacatgaacattcctataacatgcttgtatacgtgatggcttgatgctttaaacttggattaatcttatgtgttgaatttatcattaacttcgtacgagccaaaccgtgacatatgtagcgctataggattaacgacccgcctctttatcttcggttatgtcatgatcatattgcgtttccttggtttgatatgttagacacataccatatttaaatgttcatcttgaatcacatgcttgctatgaggaattgttcaaacttgtcttttttgctatgtacgtatcaaacttgtatactcgcctttgcttttgcattgaactttattttaacatgttacaggtggatgttgacgatgaatggaatctagtaggatgcttagatacacacctagaaagaattgtatttgtattgtatcattttattattcatgttgttgtactttgtttcaaaccttgtacttgattctttagaaatgaaatgaaacgattatttaaatacttgtcacaattattagcgttgtgatgtctcgagcaatcttcacacttcgtctcatcccgatgtttccgccgttggttggggtgtgacaatacctAAAATAAATATTTTGTTGGGGACTCTTATTAGTCAACTAACATGCATCAATTTTGTTTTGTATATGTCGACAGGATCAGGTTAAGATGATGATAGCGGAGTCTTCATGAGAGACATGATGGAGTGGACGCATATGTTGTATGTGGTCGTGGGATTGCATGGCTAGGATCGAACACTAAATATGATAACAAGGTGTTTCGTATtacaaagaagatgaagatgtctATTGTTttattaggtgctgtttgtttttgcagacataaactgtctgcaagctgatttcatctgtttttatgtctgcaactgaagatgtggtctgaagatctgcaagctgaaaatataagactgtttgtttttataaGTTGATACTGTCTGCATAAACTGAAAATATGTAAACTGTCAAACTTATTTCACTAGATAGAAGTCATTTAACAtacaaattacataaaaaaatataataataaaaccaAGTTTAAAAACACAAATAGTGAAATAAACTCAAAGTACATTGTTTTGCATTAATTCTTGTGCTATCTGATCTCGAAGTTGACTCATGAATTCACGGTCCGCTGCACTTCCATGGTAAGCTACTTCTTCTTCACCACCATCTTGAGCATGTTCATCTCCATCTTGAAGGCGTACATTTGGGTGATCATATTCATCAAAAAAGTCATCACTTAAGCCCTCTTTCCGTATAAAATTGTGAAGCGCAAAACATGCAATCGTAACATTTCGTTGTGTAAGCAACGAGAAGGGGGCCATTTTTTTAATATTGGAAAACGTGCCTTTAATACCCCATAAGAACGTTCAATAACATTTCTAAGTTTTGCATGTGCGTGGTTTAATTTTTCTTTGTCGGTCAATGCACGATTTCGGCGAAAATCTCCAAGCCAATACCTCACATTTCGATATGGTGCCATAAATCCACGAGTGTGTGCATACGCAGCATCACATAGATAATATTTATCTAAAATAGACAATACACACATCATCTTAAAACTATATATgtaatataaataataaagttGAGATCGTAAATATATACCCGGAAGAGGAAGTGGAAATGGTGCATTAGCATTTGTTAAAGATTCAGACAATATTCTAGAATCATGTGCTACTCCTTCCCATCCGGCCACGAGAAAAGTAAATACCATGTTGAAGTCACATATGGCCAAAACATTTTGATAACACTCGCCTTTTCCTCTTCCTCTATACAAATGTTGTTTCTGAACAGGGACAATAGCATGTATCAAAGTTCCATCAAGTGCACCAATCGCTCCCTATATAGAATTTAATTGTTAATAATATACATGGAAAGAAATCACAATAGAACTTGTATAATGTACCTTAAAAACTCGTCGTAATCTTTTATTATGCCCTGGAATATCTGGATTAGGATTAAAAGATGTTGGTACTATAACCTCTTTAGCAAACTCCATCATTGTTGCCAATACTTCATGAAAATACTTATGAATTGTTTGTTTCGAGTGTTGAAATCTACGCTTAATAACCGAAAAACATTGATTGTGACCAAGCATCATCAAAAACATAGCCATTTTTTCTTCAAGGGAGATGTGTTTGCTATCTTTTAACCAACCTTTTACTCTAAAATGTGTGCAAAGTCGAACAAATGAATCACGTGACATACGTAGGAGTTCAATGCATTGTCTATCATTGCCTTGCAACAACTCTGAAGTAAAATGGTGTCCGGACATAACCGAAGTGTTATCTCTTTTTCTTTTGGGATTTCTCGGCCAAAAGTATCGAAGATATAAGAACATCACAATGAGGAGCAATAACTTTTGATTATAATCCATGATAAACCTGCACAAAAAAACTGCACAAAAAGCTGCTCAAACACTGCTAAAAAACTGTACAAAAACTGCAGCAATTTGCTGTAAAAACTGCACCAAAACTGCAACAATTTGCTGTAAAAAATAGCTCAAAAACTGCATAAAAACAGCAGCAAAACAGCTCTAAAAACCTGCAAAAAAACAGCACAAAAAATgcacaaaaaatacaaaaaaactGCAGCAAAATAGCACTAAAAACCTGTACAAAAACAGCACAAAAACTGcacaaaaatgcacaaaaacTACAGCAAAACAACCCAAAAACTGCACTAAAACAGatcaaaaacagcttcaatttgcCAAACTACCAATATAATACACATAACGGTGTTAACTTACATAATTGTTCAAAATACAAAGCAAATAACGGTTCACATAATACGAGTCACATAACATGaatcacaccaaaaaaacaaaTACCGATATCCCTCCCTACTTGAACATCCCCAATGTCGTCCCGGTCATCTTAATCCACCCTTTCAACACCTCAGGGTCCGATGGCAATGTCATCCATGCCTGTCTCATTTGTATAGACTGACCAAAAATGTTAAATGCTGCCAAAAACAAGGGATCTATAGGCTCTAACCCAACTAATTTCAACTTCTCATAGCATTCGTCAGTTGATGGTCCTTCCATGCTTTTCACCATATGCTTGAGTGCTTGTTGCATATCTTTAGCCAAATCATCTAGGGTAATGGTGGTCTTAGAGGTTTTAGCCTTTTTGTTGGGCCTAGTTTCATTATCATTAGATGTTTGAGCCTTGTTATTGGTAGGAACTTCAtcaccattttgaaaactttgttcATGAGAGTCTCCATCATCATTTTCTAGATTATGAAAGCTACCATCTTGTATTTGAAGTGTTTGGACATGTGGGGATGATGAATCTCCAGATGTTTGAGTAGATGTCCATTGATTACCACCTGTTGCACTAAGCCCTTCAAACACAGCTATGTGAAGGTCAAGATGAGGCAACGAGCGTGTTTATAATGACATTGCCCTCGGGTGACCCTGCGCCAAATTAATAGGGACTATAATAAATACTTTTCACTTTAACATGTGACATAATACTAGAAACCTAAACAAATACACACCTTCTTAAAATCTTCCCATTCCTGAGGCGTTAAAGTGAACATATTTGTTTCTGGGTTGTATAGATTTCCAGTCTTGTTTCTCAAGTAGCACCATCCTACATATTTTGATTTCATAGTATCAAAAGCATTTCTAATTTGCTTTTGAGTCAAATCCATGTGAAATTGTTCCTTGAGTTTCTTCCCTACTATAACCCAAGACTCCCTGCACAAGCTTTGTCCATTTCTACCTATCCTCCCTATTTCTTCAAGACATGTTTCTAATAAGCATTTAACAGCCTCATCCGTCCATTGTTGTCGACCATCATTAGTTTCCATCTATAATTGAATCACACATAACATACAAGacaatcaagaatcacaataTGTATATAACATGTTGTCAAAAACTGCATAAAA
The sequence above is drawn from the Helianthus annuus cultivar XRQ/B chromosome 12, HanXRQr2.0-SUNRISE, whole genome shotgun sequence genome and encodes:
- the LOC110892579 gene encoding uncharacterized protein LOC110892579, translated to MDYNQKLLLLIVMFLYLRYFWPRNPKRKRDNTSVMSGHHFTSELLQGNDRQCIELLRMSRDSFVRLCTHFRVKGWLKDSKHISLEEKMAMFLMMLGHNQCFSVIKRRFQHSKQTIHKYFHEVLATMMEFAKEVIVPTSFNPNPDIPGHNKRLRRVFKGAIGALDGTLIHAIVPVQKQHLYRGRGKGECYQNVLAICDFNMVFTFLVAGWEGVAHDSRILSESLTNANAPFPLPLPDKYYLCDAAYAHTRGFMAPYRNVRYWLGDFRRNRALTDKEKLNHAHAKLRNVIERSYGVLKARFPILKKWPPSRCLHNEMLRLHVLRFTILYGKRA